The following proteins are co-located in the Candidatus Bathyarchaeota archaeon genome:
- a CDS encoding acyl-CoA dehydrogenase family protein, with the protein MNFELTQEQKAIKTSAQEFAEGEFQPEIAREFDQKHEFPQEIYKKAAKLGFIGCYFDEKYGGQGLSLLEYVLIEEEFCRVDSTLGSAMFSALFGSDLIMEYGTEEQKMGYLPKTAQGEWVSSGAFTEPAHGSDITTLDTVAVQNGDEYIINGGKTMITNATIADYAVVLCQTNPEARHRGQSLFIVKNGTPGFDSNELHGKMGIRASTLGEYVFDNVHVPKEALLGEENKGFYHFMEFIDVGRINVAAQSVGMAQGAFERALKYAKEREQFGRRIADFQVIQHKLVDMALNIESARLLVYKAAWHVDKGKIIPKWACMAKTIATTNAIMVISEAMQIFGGYGYLADYDIERYYRDIRISTIYEGTTEMQKNVIARVLLHE; encoded by the coding sequence ATGAATTTCGAATTAACCCAAGAGCAGAAGGCCATCAAAACCTCAGCCCAAGAATTTGCAGAAGGCGAATTCCAACCAGAAATAGCAAGAGAATTTGACCAAAAACACGAATTTCCTCAAGAAATATATAAAAAAGCGGCAAAACTAGGTTTCATTGGCTGCTATTTCGACGAGAAGTATGGAGGTCAAGGATTAAGTCTTCTCGAATATGTGCTAATCGAAGAGGAATTCTGCAGAGTAGACTCAACGCTAGGATCAGCCATGTTCTCTGCCCTCTTTGGTAGCGACCTCATTATGGAATACGGTACAGAGGAACAAAAAATGGGATACCTACCAAAAACAGCACAAGGTGAATGGGTATCCTCAGGAGCCTTCACCGAACCAGCCCATGGTAGCGACATCACAACTCTTGACACAGTCGCAGTGCAAAATGGAGATGAATACATAATAAACGGTGGAAAGACAATGATAACAAATGCCACCATTGCCGACTACGCTGTTGTTCTTTGTCAGACAAATCCCGAAGCGAGACACCGAGGCCAAAGTTTATTCATCGTAAAAAACGGGACACCAGGATTTGATAGCAACGAACTCCATGGGAAAATGGGGATTAGAGCATCGACATTAGGAGAATACGTATTTGATAATGTACACGTGCCTAAGGAAGCACTTCTTGGCGAGGAGAATAAGGGTTTCTATCACTTCATGGAATTCATAGATGTCGGTCGAATAAACGTTGCTGCACAATCTGTGGGTATGGCTCAAGGAGCCTTTGAGCGCGCGTTGAAGTACGCAAAAGAAAGGGAGCAATTTGGACGACGCATTGCTGATTTCCAGGTAATTCAGCATAAACTGGTTGACATGGCTCTTAACATAGAATCTGCAAGACTTTTAGTTTACAAGGCAGCGTGGCACGTAGACAAAGGAAAAATCATTCCTAAATGGGCTTGCATGGCGAAGACAATAGCAACAACAAATGCCATAATGGTGATAAGTGAGGCAATGCAGATCTTCGGTGGGTACGGCTACCTTGCAGACTATGATATTGAACGTTACTATCGTGACATTCGAATCTCTACAATATATGAAGGAACCACTGAGATGCAGAAAAACGTGATTGCCAGAGTTCTTCTACATGAGTAA